In one Spirosoma rigui genomic region, the following are encoded:
- a CDS encoding phosphoglycerate kinase, which produces MKTVDSYNFSGKKALVRVDFNVPLNDQYEITDDTRIKATIPTIMKIVNDGGSAILMSHLGRPKGGPEEKYSLKHIIPALNEAFGRTVKFADDCIGQSATDLAASLQPGEILLLENLRFYKEEEKGDVAFAEKLSKLGDVWVNDAFGTAHRAHASTAIIGQFFDDRVCGYVMQAELDNAKKVLEAPDRPFTAIMGGAKISDKILIIEKLLDKVDNLIIGGGMTYTFTKAQGGHIGKSLLEADKQDLALELIKKAKEKGVTIYMPVDNLCADKFSNDANRQVVPAGQIPDDWEGLDIGPETAKLFADVVMQSKTILWNGPMGVFEFENFAHGTNAIAEAVVKATEENGAFSLIGGGDSASAVNQAGYGDRVSYVSTGGGALLEYMEGKTLPGVAALE; this is translated from the coding sequence ATGAAAACAGTAGATTCTTATAATTTCTCCGGTAAGAAAGCCCTTGTCCGGGTCGATTTCAACGTCCCGCTCAACGACCAGTACGAAATCACCGACGATACCCGTATCAAAGCCACCATCCCTACGATTATGAAGATCGTTAACGACGGCGGTTCGGCTATTCTGATGTCGCACCTGGGCCGGCCGAAAGGTGGTCCCGAGGAGAAATACTCCCTCAAGCATATTATTCCTGCCCTTAATGAAGCGTTCGGCCGTACGGTGAAGTTTGCGGACGACTGCATTGGTCAGTCGGCGACGGATCTGGCCGCCAGTCTCCAGCCCGGCGAAATCCTGCTGCTCGAAAACCTGCGTTTCTACAAAGAAGAAGAGAAAGGGGATGTTGCCTTCGCCGAAAAGCTGTCGAAACTGGGCGACGTATGGGTGAATGACGCGTTTGGTACGGCTCACCGCGCCCACGCCAGTACGGCTATCATCGGTCAGTTCTTCGACGACCGGGTTTGTGGCTACGTGATGCAGGCCGAACTTGACAACGCCAAGAAAGTACTGGAAGCACCAGACCGTCCGTTTACGGCGATCATGGGGGGCGCTAAGATCTCCGACAAAATCCTGATCATCGAGAAATTGCTCGATAAGGTCGACAACCTCATCATTGGTGGGGGCATGACCTATACGTTCACCAAAGCACAGGGCGGCCATATTGGTAAGTCGCTGCTCGAAGCCGACAAGCAGGATCTGGCACTGGAGCTGATCAAAAAGGCAAAGGAAAAGGGCGTTACGATCTATATGCCCGTCGATAACCTCTGCGCCGATAAGTTTTCGAACGATGCCAATCGGCAGGTTGTACCCGCCGGCCAGATTCCGGACGATTGGGAAGGGCTGGATATCGGTCCCGAAACGGCTAAGCTTTTTGCCGACGTGGTGATGCAGTCGAAAACGATTCTCTGGAACGGCCCGATGGGCGTATTTGAGTTTGAGAACTTCGCGCACGGTACCAACGCCATTGCCGAAGCGGTGGTGAAGGCTACGGAAGAGAACGGTGCTTTCTCGCTCATCGGCGGGGGCGATTCGGCTTCGGCCGTGAACCAGGCGGGCTACGGTGACCGTGTCAGCTACGTATCGACCGGTGGTGGTGCCCTGCTGGAATACATGGAAGGCAAGACCCTACCCGGTGTTGCCGCGTTAGAGTAA
- a CDS encoding VRR-NUC domain-containing protein, which produces MIGRQKVLLTPRYYLENFQYVLDFIKRLYGGLLNEAEWDFVRRFESLSLDAQCMYVRFSNRKGLFFRVNKLHYKEITDLPAAVGELLMAGFIERLAVHHEPMGDDALGVFTKPELLELLPLEPEELRSLAKEKKEGVVRYTLQELNFGEVVTSLTTRETVVKMNFEAEGMMIKYLFFGNRGGSMTDFVVRDLGMVNFERYDESKMTARFRSRKEVEDKLLISLTNEEFYELKEAEAPADDIYNWFLNWNETRPELTEIAIPGYQKLVCRVGAFLERQKLPEQALTVYELSDRVPARERRVRLLFKNGSVDEALALCDEIAVNPLNAEERYFATDFREKILTAGEKKKSRKATTRFLSDAESVEIPAAYRHHVEAGVMNHYLEQGYDAAFTENYPWRGLFGLVFWDIIYDANVSAIHHPLQRAPSDFYLPDFYIKREELLRKRLADLTTKDDWRVHTGRTFNAKYGITNVLVDWSDELLSLVQRMIELLDIEQLRLILLEMARNVREHTRGFPDLLIWNEQGEYDFVEVKSPTDHLGPQQLHWLEFFQTIGVRGKVMRVIWSA; this is translated from the coding sequence ATGATTGGACGCCAGAAAGTTTTACTTACGCCCCGGTACTACCTCGAAAACTTCCAGTATGTACTTGACTTCATCAAGCGACTCTACGGCGGCTTGCTGAACGAAGCCGAATGGGACTTTGTGCGCCGGTTTGAGTCCCTCAGCCTCGACGCACAGTGCATGTATGTGCGGTTCAGCAACCGCAAAGGACTCTTTTTTCGGGTCAATAAACTTCACTACAAGGAAATTACTGACTTACCGGCTGCCGTTGGCGAACTACTGATGGCTGGTTTTATCGAGCGTCTGGCGGTTCACCACGAACCAATGGGCGACGACGCGCTGGGGGTTTTTACCAAACCCGAGTTGCTCGAACTGTTGCCGCTGGAACCGGAGGAACTGCGGTCGCTGGCAAAAGAAAAGAAAGAAGGTGTAGTCCGATACACCCTGCAGGAGTTGAACTTCGGCGAGGTTGTCACGAGCCTTACCACCCGCGAAACAGTGGTAAAAATGAACTTCGAAGCCGAAGGCATGATGATCAAATACCTGTTTTTTGGCAACCGGGGCGGCAGCATGACTGATTTCGTCGTGCGCGATTTGGGCATGGTCAACTTCGAACGGTACGACGAAAGCAAGATGACGGCCCGTTTCCGCAGCCGTAAGGAAGTGGAAGACAAGCTCCTGATCTCGCTCACCAATGAGGAGTTTTACGAGCTTAAGGAAGCCGAAGCCCCGGCCGACGATATTTACAACTGGTTCCTCAACTGGAACGAAACCCGCCCCGAACTTACCGAAATCGCCATTCCGGGGTATCAGAAACTGGTTTGCCGCGTGGGTGCCTTTCTGGAACGGCAGAAACTCCCCGAGCAGGCACTGACCGTGTATGAACTCTCCGACCGGGTGCCGGCGCGGGAACGGCGGGTGCGGCTGTTGTTCAAAAACGGATCGGTCGACGAAGCCCTGGCCCTCTGCGACGAGATTGCAGTGAATCCGCTCAACGCCGAAGAGCGCTATTTTGCCACCGATTTCCGGGAGAAAATCCTGACGGCGGGCGAGAAGAAAAAGTCACGAAAAGCTACCACTCGTTTTTTGTCCGATGCCGAGAGCGTCGAGATTCCCGCGGCCTACCGGCACCATGTCGAAGCCGGGGTCATGAACCACTATCTGGAGCAGGGATACGACGCAGCCTTTACCGAAAATTACCCCTGGCGCGGACTGTTCGGGCTGGTTTTTTGGGACATCATCTACGACGCCAACGTATCGGCCATTCACCACCCGCTGCAACGCGCCCCGTCGGACTTTTACCTCCCCGATTTCTATATCAAGCGGGAAGAGCTGCTCCGGAAACGGCTGGCTGATCTGACTACCAAAGACGATTGGCGGGTGCATACCGGCCGGACGTTTAACGCGAAGTACGGCATCACCAACGTACTCGTCGACTGGTCGGATGAGTTGTTATCGCTCGTGCAGCGGATGATCGAACTGCTCGATATTGAACAGCTGCGCCTGATTCTACTCGAAATGGCCCGTAACGTCCGCGAACATACGCGCGGTTTCCCCGACCTGTTGATCTGGAATGAGCAGGGGGAGTATGACTTTGTCGAAGTCAAATCTCCCACCGACCACCTTGGCCCGCAACAACTCCACTGGCTGGAGTTTTTCCAGACCATTGGCGTGCGGGGCAAAGTGATGCGCGTGATCTGGTCAGCGTAG
- a CDS encoding SusC/RagA family TonB-linked outer membrane protein: MNKLRYLLLLAWLAVCGQVQAQTQPVTGVVTSKNDKQGLPGANVIVKGTTTGTSTDVNGSYTITVGEGAVLQFSMIGMQTQEIPVGSQTQINVELADDAQALEEVVVVGYGTQRKRDLTGAVAQLKGEEITKYPVQTPTQALQSKLAGVQVIASGRPNEQPQIRVRGVGSALAGVSPLYVVDGVLTDDIRNISNNDILSIEVLKDASAAIYGVRAANGVVIVTTRRGKSGATQVQYDANFSIRQPANLVRMASRQQYIDYLTDAAPNLNVNNPPLTWDQTTDWYGQALRNAPQMNHNLSVSGGGERNTFFFSAGYFSDFGVVNTNDFKRLTIRANNEIKINDKLTFSNQLSFSRGNERAVNLDGTYQSLYRAAPIVPARIGDKYGNLSAFGNVGNPILSLEARNQRILNNRLQGNLALAYKPVEWLTLRSAFNTDLVFNRDQTYLRGYQNDANTFITAGGNQRQQNSQLTVGDTRSLRYIIDNTATFDKSFGESNVTFLLGSVTEQFTTNFLQGSRINIPNDPNLWYLGLGDPNNQLANDGTGDLQTRQSFVTRVTYSLKNRYLFNASLRADGSSKFSERWGYFPTAGVGWVISDEDFMKDQTLFDFLKFRGSWGILGNDNIASNAYITTATVNIPYFYNNGISLGSAIQDIKDQRLKWERTQQIDAGLEFAFFKNRLSGEIDYYNKTTRDALAFRVIPAIFGDPDNQFLTNIASFRNRGFEFILNWKETLKSGLGYSIGGNLTINRNELVGLNGGQALLAGSVGQQGFVTRSDNGQPVGSFYVLNATGVFQNQSEIDASPVYGNRATVRPGDLKYQDVDGNGVIDANDRIYAGSYQPKMYYGINLGLTYKGFDLAADVYGNVGNKIYNGKKAFRFENTDNIESAYADARWLPNRPSQTDPRLITSATPASTYFVESGSFVRLNNLTLGYTIPNGLKEKAKLRTARVYVTSQNLFTVQQFSGFSPELPGGALDSGIELNSYPTTRTFAVGLNVGF; encoded by the coding sequence ATGAATAAACTACGCTACCTTCTTTTGTTGGCGTGGCTTGCCGTCTGCGGACAGGTGCAAGCTCAGACCCAACCCGTTACGGGAGTTGTTACATCCAAGAATGATAAACAGGGATTGCCGGGTGCCAACGTGATCGTTAAAGGAACCACCACCGGCACGTCGACAGATGTAAATGGCTCCTACACCATTACCGTTGGTGAAGGCGCGGTGCTCCAGTTCAGCATGATTGGCATGCAGACGCAGGAGATCCCCGTTGGCAGTCAGACGCAGATCAATGTTGAACTGGCCGACGATGCGCAGGCGCTCGAAGAGGTGGTGGTGGTAGGCTACGGCACCCAGCGCAAACGCGACCTGACGGGGGCCGTTGCCCAGCTCAAAGGCGAGGAAATCACCAAATACCCCGTGCAGACGCCCACGCAGGCACTGCAAAGCAAGCTGGCGGGTGTGCAGGTCATTGCCTCCGGGCGACCGAACGAACAGCCCCAGATTCGGGTACGGGGTGTGGGGTCGGCGCTGGCCGGCGTAAGCCCGCTCTACGTGGTCGATGGCGTCCTGACCGACGATATTCGGAATATCAGCAACAACGACATCCTGAGCATTGAAGTCCTGAAAGATGCGTCGGCGGCCATTTATGGGGTGCGGGCGGCCAACGGGGTAGTCATCGTTACAACACGTCGGGGCAAATCGGGTGCGACGCAGGTGCAGTACGATGCTAACTTCAGTATCCGCCAACCGGCTAATCTGGTCAGAATGGCAAGCCGGCAGCAGTACATCGACTACCTGACCGATGCGGCCCCGAATCTGAACGTGAATAACCCGCCCCTCACCTGGGACCAGACTACCGACTGGTACGGCCAGGCGTTGCGGAATGCTCCACAGATGAACCATAACCTGTCGGTGTCAGGCGGTGGCGAACGCAATACGTTTTTCTTCAGTGCGGGCTACTTCTCCGACTTCGGTGTTGTCAATACCAACGATTTCAAGCGGCTGACTATCCGGGCCAACAATGAAATAAAGATCAACGACAAACTGACGTTCAGTAACCAGCTTTCGTTTTCGCGCGGCAACGAACGGGCCGTTAACCTGGACGGTACTTACCAGAGTCTCTACCGCGCTGCGCCCATCGTGCCGGCCAGAATAGGGGATAAGTACGGTAACCTGTCGGCCTTCGGAAATGTCGGTAATCCCATTCTAAGTCTGGAAGCGCGCAATCAGCGCATCCTCAACAACCGGCTGCAGGGCAACCTGGCACTTGCCTACAAGCCCGTCGAGTGGCTGACGCTCCGCTCCGCATTCAATACCGATCTGGTTTTTAACCGGGACCAGACGTACCTGCGCGGCTACCAGAACGATGCCAATACGTTCATTACGGCGGGGGGTAACCAGCGCCAGCAGAACAGCCAGCTGACGGTGGGCGATACCCGATCGCTTCGCTACATTATCGACAATACCGCTACGTTCGATAAATCGTTTGGCGAGAGTAACGTCACGTTTTTGCTGGGCTCGGTAACGGAGCAGTTCACGACCAATTTTCTGCAGGGCTCACGCATTAACATTCCCAACGACCCTAACCTGTGGTACCTGGGCCTGGGCGACCCCAACAACCAGCTTGCCAACGACGGCACCGGCGACCTGCAAACCCGCCAGTCGTTCGTGACGAGGGTTACGTACAGCCTCAAAAACCGGTACCTGTTCAACGCGTCGCTGCGGGCGGATGGAAGCTCCAAATTCAGTGAGCGCTGGGGTTACTTCCCAACGGCGGGTGTGGGCTGGGTTATCTCCGACGAGGATTTCATGAAAGACCAGACACTGTTCGATTTTCTGAAGTTCCGGGGTAGTTGGGGTATCTTGGGTAACGACAACATTGCCAGCAACGCCTACATTACGACGGCTACGGTCAATATCCCTTATTTCTATAATAATGGCATTTCCCTGGGGTCGGCCATTCAGGATATCAAAGACCAGCGGTTGAAGTGGGAGCGTACCCAGCAGATCGATGCGGGGCTTGAGTTTGCCTTTTTCAAGAACCGGCTGAGTGGCGAGATCGACTATTACAACAAGACCACACGGGACGCGCTGGCGTTTCGGGTTATCCCGGCCATTTTCGGTGATCCGGACAACCAGTTCCTGACCAACATTGCCTCGTTCCGTAACCGTGGGTTCGAGTTTATCCTGAACTGGAAAGAAACCCTGAAAAGCGGCCTGGGCTATAGCATTGGCGGTAACCTGACCATCAACCGCAACGAACTCGTTGGCTTGAATGGTGGACAGGCCCTGCTGGCGGGGTCCGTTGGGCAGCAGGGTTTTGTGACCCGCAGTGACAACGGCCAGCCGGTGGGTAGTTTCTACGTCCTGAACGCAACGGGCGTTTTTCAGAACCAGTCGGAGATCGACGCGTCGCCGGTCTACGGCAACCGCGCTACCGTCCGCCCCGGCGACCTTAAATACCAGGACGTTGACGGCAACGGTGTTATCGACGCCAACGACCGTATTTATGCCGGGTCGTACCAGCCCAAAATGTACTACGGTATTAACCTGGGGCTGACCTACAAAGGTTTTGACCTGGCGGCTGACGTGTACGGGAATGTGGGCAACAAGATTTACAACGGGAAAAAGGCTTTCCGTTTCGAGAACACGGATAACATCGAATCGGCCTATGCCGATGCCCGCTGGCTGCCCAACCGTCCGTCGCAGACTGATCCCCGTTTGATTACCTCGGCCACCCCCGCGTCGACCTATTTCGTTGAATCAGGCTCGTTTGTCCGGCTCAACAACCTGACGCTGGGCTACACCATCCCGAATGGGTTGAAAGAGAAGGCCAAGCTTCGCACGGCCCGCGTCTACGTAACGTCGCAGAACCTGTTCACCGTTCAGCAATTCAGCGGCTTCAGCCCTGAGTTGCCCGGTGGTGCGCTGGATTCTGGTATCGAACTCAATTCATACCCAACGACCCGGACGTTTGCCGTGGGTCTTAATGTGGGCTTCTAA
- a CDS encoding DUF2157 domain-containing protein: MSPNDTLNALNQAGIITPEQQAQLAESEQKRLFSVHWELRAVLYIGILLLSSGLGLLVYDNFDRIGHGALLTAMAIGCGICFFYAWRNRSAWSFESARSRSVFGDYALLLACLLFLTLEGYAQYAYSVFGHRYGLVTLLPAVLFLPLSYRFDHRGVLGMALTALISWVGVTVRPLELYFKTNFFDQSTVFSAIGLALVMGGGALWLDQRRIKPHFTETYLTFAGNLLLVGLLGGLFNFDGLRLWFALGLGLACLGFDRYARHRKSFLFLLMSTVYGYIGATYLVFHYLLGGFLSGSGLDYWYFILTGSALIAYLLRQSPKRHTTHESL; encoded by the coding sequence ATGTCCCCAAACGACACCCTGAACGCGTTAAACCAGGCGGGTATTATCACCCCCGAACAGCAGGCGCAACTGGCCGAATCGGAACAGAAACGGCTGTTTTCGGTGCACTGGGAGCTGCGGGCAGTGTTGTACATCGGGATACTCCTGCTGAGTAGTGGTTTGGGGTTGCTGGTCTATGATAACTTCGACCGAATCGGGCATGGGGCGCTACTGACAGCAATGGCCATTGGCTGCGGTATCTGCTTTTTTTACGCCTGGCGTAACCGGTCTGCGTGGTCATTTGAGTCCGCCCGAAGCCGGTCGGTATTTGGTGATTATGCCTTGCTGCTGGCGTGCCTGCTCTTCCTGACACTCGAGGGCTATGCCCAGTATGCCTATTCGGTTTTTGGCCACCGCTACGGTCTGGTAACCCTGCTGCCCGCTGTCCTGTTTCTGCCGCTGTCCTACCGGTTCGACCACCGGGGCGTTTTAGGCATGGCGCTGACGGCCCTCATTTCATGGGTCGGCGTTACAGTACGGCCGCTGGAGTTGTACTTTAAAACCAACTTTTTCGATCAGTCGACCGTCTTTTCGGCCATTGGGCTGGCGCTGGTGATGGGTGGCGGTGCCTTGTGGCTTGACCAACGGCGAATAAAACCCCACTTCACGGAAACCTACCTGACCTTTGCCGGAAACCTGTTGCTGGTAGGGCTGCTGGGCGGTTTGTTTAACTTCGACGGGCTTCGGTTGTGGTTTGCACTGGGGCTGGGGCTGGCGTGTCTGGGTTTCGACCGGTATGCTCGCCATCGGAAATCGTTTCTGTTCCTGCTGATGAGCACTGTCTATGGTTATATCGGTGCTACGTATCTGGTCTTTCACTACCTGCTCGGCGGGTTCCTGAGCGGATCAGGGCTGGACTACTGGTATTTTATCCTGACGGGTAGCGCGCTTATCGCTTACCTGCTGCGTCAGTCACCTAAACGGCACACCACCCATGAAAGCTTATAA
- a CDS encoding glucoamylase family protein: MKQLIILALLFGAINIGIAQNKPQNRPIAPAAGKLSTADQHFLDSLQRDTFRYFWETANSQNGLIPDRAPSPSFSSIAAVGFGLTAYLVGVERGYVTRQQAADRTLRTLRFFATAPQSEKATGAAGYKGFFYHFLDMKTGERFKTVELSTIDTALLLGGILSAQSYFDKNTPAEAEIRKLADQIYGRVDWTWIQARKPFVSMGWHPETGFIKNDWTGYNEGMLLYVLALASPTHPVGADVWPAWTKSYPWATFYDQPHVNFDPLFGHQYSHVWIDFRGIHDAYMRGKGIDYAENSRRATYANRAYCMANPGHWRDYSSTIWGLTACDGPKDTTVAKQKFFSYRARGAASTQIVDDGTIAPTAAGGSMAFAPEICVPALRAMKARYGAKLYGQYGFLDAFNPTYQYASISANGPTANGWFDKDYLGIDQGPILLMAENLRTEFIWNLMKKNPHIRRGLVKAGFTGGWLR; this comes from the coding sequence ATGAAACAACTCATCATCCTGGCCCTCCTTTTCGGGGCTATAAACATAGGTATTGCTCAGAACAAGCCCCAAAACCGCCCGATTGCGCCGGCCGCAGGCAAGCTGTCCACCGCTGATCAGCACTTTCTGGATAGCCTGCAACGGGACACGTTCCGGTACTTCTGGGAGACGGCCAATTCCCAAAATGGGTTGATTCCTGATCGGGCACCGTCGCCCTCGTTCAGCAGCATTGCTGCCGTAGGCTTTGGGCTAACGGCCTACCTTGTTGGGGTAGAACGTGGCTACGTGACCCGCCAACAGGCCGCCGACCGTACCCTGCGGACGTTACGGTTTTTTGCCACCGCACCACAATCGGAGAAAGCCACCGGAGCGGCTGGTTATAAAGGGTTCTTCTATCATTTTCTGGATATGAAAACCGGCGAGCGGTTCAAGACGGTCGAATTATCCACGATCGATACGGCGCTGTTGCTGGGCGGTATTCTGAGTGCTCAGTCGTATTTCGACAAGAACACCCCCGCTGAAGCGGAGATCCGGAAACTGGCCGATCAGATCTATGGCCGCGTCGACTGGACGTGGATTCAGGCGCGCAAACCATTTGTGTCGATGGGCTGGCACCCCGAAACCGGCTTCATCAAAAACGACTGGACGGGCTATAACGAAGGGATGCTGTTGTATGTACTAGCCCTGGCTTCGCCCACCCATCCGGTAGGAGCCGACGTATGGCCCGCCTGGACAAAATCCTACCCCTGGGCTACGTTCTACGACCAGCCGCACGTGAACTTCGATCCGCTCTTTGGTCACCAGTATTCGCACGTGTGGATCGACTTCCGCGGTATTCACGATGCATACATGCGGGGAAAGGGTATCGACTACGCCGAGAACTCGCGCCGGGCCACCTACGCCAATCGGGCGTACTGCATGGCTAATCCCGGTCACTGGCGGGACTACAGTTCGACCATCTGGGGGCTAACCGCCTGCGACGGTCCCAAGGACACAACCGTAGCGAAGCAGAAATTCTTCTCGTACCGGGCACGGGGCGCGGCTTCGACGCAGATTGTGGACGATGGTACCATTGCGCCCACGGCTGCGGGCGGGTCGATGGCGTTTGCGCCGGAAATCTGCGTACCAGCCCTGAGGGCGATGAAAGCCCGCTACGGGGCGAAACTCTACGGCCAGTATGGATTCCTCGATGCGTTCAACCCAACGTATCAGTACGCGTCGATTTCGGCCAACGGGCCCACTGCCAATGGCTGGTTCGACAAGGATTACCTGGGCATTGATCAGGGGCCAATTCTGCTCATGGCTGAGAACCTGCGCACCGAGTTCATCTGGAATCTGATGAAGAAAAACCCACACATCAGGCGAGGGCTGGTAAAAGCCGGTTTTACGGGCGGCTGGCTACGCTGA
- a CDS encoding RagB/SusD family nutrient uptake outer membrane protein codes for MNYKQHLIRMSLFVALSGGAMTACKDFLDTPPQGQIGEAAVRSDPAAAQSLVTGVYNTMWQGGMHGFDFVGMTNIASDDADKGSSPSDGANSFGTLDNLTVTPGVGNLDNVWATYFRAIARANQALSLIPLSPAEATVRNQLEGEVRFLRAYFYFNLVRFFGGVPLITSVPPVEGINNTALQARATQEEVYTQIASDLRYAVNALPIKTQTQTGKATKAAAMAMLAKVYLYQKNYQQAYVLTDSIIKNQVGTYDLLPNYANIWRETGANSAESIFEVQTGTNLSCDAAIELYSVCQGPRAGGRRGWSDLGFGFGTPSESLLGEYETNDVRRTATIIFINPAPRGTVLWDGFRVPSRDSVENDRYNYKSYHSRTSERNCGNNDRLPKNLRIMRLGEVLLIHAEAAQATGRPADALVDINRLRTRAGLPAQTTIDLPKIWHERRVELGMEHDRFFDLVRQESVQPGRAVQAFAAHGKTFTKGKNEVFPIPQNQIQLSGGALTQNPGY; via the coding sequence ATGAACTATAAGCAACACCTCATTCGGATGTCGCTATTCGTGGCCCTATCGGGTGGCGCGATGACGGCCTGTAAGGATTTTCTGGATACACCGCCCCAGGGGCAGATTGGTGAAGCTGCCGTGCGCAGCGATCCGGCAGCCGCGCAAAGTCTCGTAACGGGAGTCTATAACACCATGTGGCAGGGCGGGATGCACGGTTTCGACTTCGTGGGTATGACCAATATTGCGTCTGATGATGCCGACAAGGGAAGCTCCCCCTCCGACGGGGCCAACTCGTTTGGTACGCTCGACAACCTGACAGTGACGCCCGGCGTAGGCAACCTCGACAACGTATGGGCCACGTACTTCCGGGCCATTGCGCGCGCCAACCAGGCGCTGTCGCTGATTCCGCTCAGCCCGGCCGAAGCCACGGTCCGGAACCAGCTGGAGGGGGAGGTTCGTTTTCTGCGGGCTTATTTTTACTTCAACTTGGTGCGGTTCTTCGGCGGGGTTCCGTTGATCACTAGTGTGCCGCCCGTTGAGGGTATCAATAACACGGCCTTACAGGCCCGGGCCACTCAGGAAGAAGTATACACCCAGATTGCCAGTGACCTGCGGTATGCGGTCAACGCGTTGCCGATAAAAACACAGACGCAGACGGGAAAAGCGACGAAAGCGGCAGCGATGGCGATGCTGGCCAAGGTATACCTGTACCAGAAAAACTATCAGCAAGCGTACGTCCTGACCGACTCGATCATCAAAAATCAGGTGGGTACCTATGATCTGTTGCCCAACTACGCCAACATCTGGCGCGAGACGGGCGCCAACAGCGCTGAGTCGATTTTTGAGGTGCAGACGGGAACCAACCTCTCGTGCGATGCGGCCATTGAACTGTACAGCGTTTGCCAGGGTCCACGGGCTGGTGGCCGACGGGGCTGGTCTGATCTGGGCTTTGGCTTTGGGACGCCATCGGAGAGTCTGTTGGGTGAGTACGAAACCAACGACGTACGGCGGACTGCTACGATCATCTTTATCAACCCGGCCCCGCGCGGTACGGTCCTGTGGGACGGTTTTCGGGTACCGAGCCGCGACTCGGTCGAGAACGACCGGTACAATTACAAATCATACCACAGCCGTACATCGGAGCGGAACTGCGGTAATAACGACCGGCTGCCCAAAAACCTTCGGATTATGCGACTGGGCGAAGTACTCCTGATCCATGCCGAAGCCGCGCAGGCTACTGGCCGCCCCGCCGATGCCCTGGTCGACATCAATCGCCTGCGCACCCGCGCCGGCTTGCCAGCCCAGACGACCATCGATCTGCCGAAGATCTGGCACGAACGGCGGGTTGAACTGGGTATGGAACACGACCGCTTCTTCGACCTGGTCCGGCAGGAGAGTGTGCAGCCGGGCCGGGCGGTGCAGGCGTTTGCAGCCCATGGCAAAACGTTCACCAAAGGCAAAAATGAAGTGTTTCCCATTCCGCAGAACCAGATTCAGCTGAGCGGGGGCGCGCTGACCCAAAACCCCGGTTATTAA
- a CDS encoding PIN domain-containing protein, which yields MPRVDPVEAAIGVADLYRALRKKGVIIRKPNDCLMVHYAVFHDLPVLHNDVDFDQIARFTSLRIVRPGQKQ from the coding sequence ATGCCACGAGTCGATCCTGTTGAGGCCGCCATTGGCGTGGCTGATCTGTATCGCGCCCTCCGTAAAAAAGGCGTTATTATCCGTAAGCCGAACGATTGCCTGATGGTTCATTACGCAGTCTTCCATGACCTGCCTGTTCTGCACAACGACGTCGATTTCGACCAGATTGCCCGGTTTACGAGCCTTCGTATTGTACGACCCGGACAGAAGCAATAG